The Klebsiella sp. RHBSTW-00484 genome includes a window with the following:
- the ibpA gene encoding small heat shock chaperone IbpA: MRNFDLSPLYRSAIGFDRLFNLLENNQSQSNGGYPPYNVELVDENNYRIAIAVAGFAESELEITTQDNLLIVKGSHTAEQKERTYLYQGIAERNFERKFQLAENIHIRGANLVNGLLYIDLERVIPEANKPRRIEIN; the protein is encoded by the coding sequence ATGCGTAATTTCGATCTCTCCCCGCTGTATCGTTCTGCTATTGGTTTCGACCGCCTTTTCAATCTGTTAGAAAATAATCAAAGCCAGAGTAATGGCGGCTACCCTCCGTACAACGTTGAGTTAGTAGACGAGAACAACTACCGTATCGCGATTGCGGTTGCGGGTTTTGCAGAGAGTGAACTGGAGATTACCACCCAGGACAACCTGTTGATTGTTAAAGGCTCTCATACGGCTGAGCAGAAAGAGCGTACCTATCTGTACCAGGGTATCGCCGAGCGTAACTTTGAGCGTAAATTCCAGCTCGCGGAAAATATTCATATCCGCGGTGCTAACCTGGTCAACGGTCTGCTGTATATCGACCTGGAGCGAGTTATTCCTGAAGCGAATAAACCGCGCCGCATCGAAATCAACTAA
- the ibpB gene encoding small heat shock chaperone IbpB, with the protein MRNYDLSPLLRQWIGFDKLANALQTAGESQSFPPYNIEKSDDNHYRITLALAGFRQEDLDVQLEGTRLTVKGTPQQPEKETKWLHQGLVSQAFSLSFTLAENMEVSGATFTNGLLHIDLTRNEPEQIAPQRIAISDRPALNS; encoded by the coding sequence ATGCGTAACTACGATTTATCCCCACTGCTGCGTCAATGGATCGGTTTTGACAAACTGGCCAATGCCCTGCAAACCGCCGGTGAAAGCCAGAGCTTCCCACCCTATAACATCGAAAAAAGCGACGATAACCACTATCGCATAACTCTTGCGCTGGCCGGTTTCCGTCAGGAAGATTTGGATGTCCAGCTGGAAGGTACGCGCCTGACGGTAAAAGGTACGCCGCAGCAGCCGGAAAAAGAGACCAAATGGCTGCATCAGGGGTTGGTGAGCCAGGCATTTAGCCTGAGCTTTACGCTCGCCGAAAATATGGAAGTCTCCGGGGCAACCTTTACCAATGGCCTGCTGCATATCGATTTGACTCGTAACGAGCCGGAACAGATAGCTCCGCAGCGTATCGCCATCAGCGATCGTCCCGCCTTGAATAGCTAA
- a CDS encoding putative transporter encodes MSDIALTVSVLALVAVVGLWIGNVKVRGVGFGIGGVLFGGIIVGHFVDQAGITLSSPMLHFIQEFGLILFVYTIGIQVGPGFFASLRVSGLRLNLFAILIVILGGLVTAVLHKLFDIPLPVVLGIFSGAVTNTPALGAGQQILRDLGVPFDTVDQMGMSYAMAYPFGICGILLTMWLVRLFFRINVEKEAQQFDENSGNGHSHLQTINVRVENPNLNNMAIQDVPMLNSDKLICSRLKREEMLMVPAPNTMIQLGDLLHLVGRPEDLHNAQLVIGKEVSTSLSTRGTDLKVERVVVTNEKVLGKRIRDLHFKQRYDVVISRLNRAGVELVASSHASLQFGDILNLVGRPEAIDAVAAELGNAQQKLQQVQMLPVFIGIGLGVLLGSIPLFIPGFPAALKLGLAGGPLIMALILGRIGSIGKLYWFMPPSANLALRELGIVLFLAVVGLKSGGDFVATLIEGDGMSWIAYGIFITGIPLLAVGILARMFAKMNYLTLCGMLAGSMTDPPALAFANNLHATSGAAALSYATVYPLVMFLRIITPQLLAVLFWGMG; translated from the coding sequence ATGAGTGATATAGCATTGACCGTTAGCGTATTGGCGCTGGTTGCGGTAGTTGGATTGTGGATCGGCAATGTAAAAGTGCGCGGTGTCGGCTTTGGTATCGGAGGCGTGCTGTTTGGCGGAATCATCGTCGGCCACTTCGTGGACCAGGCGGGCATCACGCTCAGTAGCCCAATGCTGCACTTTATTCAGGAATTTGGCCTGATTCTCTTCGTGTATACCATCGGTATCCAGGTGGGACCGGGCTTCTTCGCCTCGCTGCGCGTTTCCGGCCTGCGGCTTAACCTCTTCGCGATTCTTATCGTGATCCTCGGCGGCCTGGTCACCGCAGTCCTGCATAAACTGTTCGATATCCCTCTTCCGGTGGTGCTTGGCATCTTCTCCGGGGCCGTTACTAACACGCCAGCACTGGGGGCCGGGCAGCAGATCCTGCGCGACCTTGGCGTGCCGTTTGATACTGTCGACCAGATGGGGATGAGTTACGCCATGGCCTATCCGTTCGGCATTTGCGGCATTCTGCTGACGATGTGGCTGGTTCGGCTATTTTTCCGCATTAATGTCGAAAAAGAGGCCCAGCAGTTTGATGAGAACAGCGGCAACGGTCATTCGCATCTGCAAACTATCAACGTTCGCGTGGAAAACCCCAACCTGAATAATATGGCGATTCAGGATGTGCCAATGCTTAACAGCGATAAGCTGATTTGCTCGCGTCTCAAGCGTGAGGAGATGCTGATGGTGCCTGCGCCGAATACCATGATTCAGCTTGGCGACCTGCTGCATCTGGTTGGGCGGCCAGAGGATTTGCATAACGCTCAACTGGTGATTGGCAAAGAAGTCTCTACCTCACTCTCCACTCGCGGTACCGACCTGAAAGTTGAGCGCGTGGTGGTCACCAACGAGAAGGTATTGGGTAAAAGAATCCGCGATCTGCACTTTAAACAGCGCTATGACGTGGTTATCTCACGCCTCAATCGTGCCGGGGTTGAGCTGGTCGCCAGCAGCCATGCCAGCCTGCAGTTCGGCGATATCCTGAATCTGGTGGGCCGCCCGGAAGCGATTGACGCGGTTGCCGCCGAGCTTGGCAACGCGCAGCAAAAACTCCAGCAGGTGCAGATGCTACCGGTGTTTATCGGCATTGGTCTGGGCGTTCTACTGGGCTCTATTCCTCTGTTTATTCCTGGATTCCCGGCGGCGCTGAAGCTGGGTCTGGCCGGCGGGCCGCTGATTATGGCACTGATCCTCGGGCGTATCGGCAGTATCGGTAAGCTGTACTGGTTTATGCCGCCCAGCGCCAACCTTGCGCTGCGCGAGTTGGGGATTGTGCTGTTCCTCGCAGTGGTCGGGCTAAAATCCGGCGGCGACTTTGTAGCGACGCTGATTGAAGGCGACGGTATGAGCTGGATTGCCTACGGCATCTTTATCACCGGTATACCGCTACTGGCGGTCGGGATTCTGGCGCGTATGTTCGCGAAAATGAACTACCTGACCCTGTGCGGCATGCTGGCCGGTTCAATGACCGACCCTCCGGCACTGGCTTTTGCCAACAACCTGCATGCCACCAGCGGCGCGGCGGCGCTCTCTTACGCCACTGTTTATCCGCTGGTCATGTTCCTACGTATCATCACGCCGCAGCTCCTGGCGGTGCTGTTCTGGGGGATGGGTTAA
- a CDS encoding GntR family transcriptional regulator: MIYKSIADRLRLRLNSSDFDIGSPLPGEKKLAEEFGVARMTIRKAIDLLVAWGLVVRRHGSGTYVARKDLHHETTNLTGLAEVLRKHGKEVVSRVLVFEVMPAPPAIASLLRIQIDERIYFSRRVRYVDGKPLMLEDSYMPVKLFRNLSLVHLEGSKFDYIEKECGITISGNYETLSPVLADKQLAQSMNVPEQTPLLRITSLSYSDSGEFLNYSVMFRNASEYQVDYHLRRVLAQNLLTHPPEQHRQELRRDDT; this comes from the coding sequence GTGATCTACAAATCTATCGCCGACAGATTGCGTTTGCGGCTCAATTCCTCCGATTTCGATATCGGCAGCCCGCTTCCGGGCGAGAAAAAGCTGGCGGAAGAGTTCGGCGTCGCGCGCATGACCATCCGTAAAGCCATCGACCTGTTAGTCGCGTGGGGGCTGGTGGTGCGTCGGCACGGTTCCGGTACCTATGTCGCCCGCAAAGACTTACATCATGAAACCACCAATCTGACCGGGCTGGCCGAGGTACTACGCAAGCATGGCAAAGAGGTCGTGAGCCGGGTATTGGTTTTTGAAGTGATGCCCGCGCCTCCGGCTATCGCCAGCCTGCTGCGGATACAAATTGATGAACGGATCTACTTCTCGCGCCGGGTGCGCTATGTCGATGGCAAGCCGCTAATGCTGGAAGACAGCTATATGCCGGTAAAGCTGTTTCGTAATCTGTCGTTGGTGCATCTGGAGGGGTCGAAGTTCGATTATATCGAGAAGGAGTGCGGAATAACCATCAGCGGTAACTATGAAACGCTGTCGCCAGTGCTGGCGGACAAGCAGCTGGCGCAATCTATGAACGTGCCGGAACAGACGCCGCTGCTGCGAATTACCTCCCTTTCCTACAGCGACAGCGGCGAGTTTCTTAACTATTCGGTGATGTTCCGTAACGCCAGCGAGTATCAGGTGGACTACCACTTGCGGCGCGTACTGGCACAAAATCTGTTAACCCATCCCCCAGAACAGCACCGCCAGGAGCTGCGGCGTGATGATACGTAG
- a CDS encoding alpha-glucoside-specific PTS transporter subunit IIBC encodes MLSQIQRFGGAMFTPVLLFPFAGIVVGIAIMLRNPMFVGEALTASDSLFAQIVHIIEEGGWTVFRNMPLIFAVGLPIGLAKQAQGRACLAVLVSFLTWNYFINAMGMTWGHFFGVDFSVEPTAGSGLTMMAGIKTLDTSIIGAIVISGLVTALHNRYFDKPLPVFLGIFQGSSFVVIVAFLAMIPCAWLTLLGWPKVQMGIESLQAFLRSAGALGVWVYIFLERILIPTGLHHFVYGPFIFGPAVVEGGIQVYWAQHLQEFSQSTEALKTLFPEGGFALHGNSKVFGSVGIALALYFTAAPENRVKVAGLLIPATLTAMLVGITEPLEFTFLFISPLLFAVHAVLAATMATVMYICGVVGNFGGGLLDQFLPQNWIPMFHNHASMMFIQIGVGACFTALYFVTFRALILRLNLKTPGREESEIKLYSKADYQAARGKTSAAGATDTKLGQAAGFLQALGGAGNIESINNCATRLRIALVDMAKTQSDDVFKALGAHGVVRRGNGIQVIVGLHVPQVRDQLETLMKDSLQTEQTTMTEAVS; translated from the coding sequence ATGCTCAGTCAAATACAACGCTTTGGCGGCGCCATGTTTACCCCGGTTTTACTCTTTCCTTTCGCCGGGATCGTGGTGGGTATCGCCATTATGCTGCGTAACCCGATGTTCGTCGGCGAAGCGCTCACAGCATCCGATAGTTTATTTGCTCAGATCGTTCACATCATTGAAGAGGGCGGCTGGACCGTCTTTCGTAATATGCCGCTGATTTTCGCCGTCGGTCTGCCGATCGGCCTGGCGAAACAGGCTCAGGGCCGGGCCTGCTTAGCGGTATTGGTTAGCTTCCTCACCTGGAACTATTTCATCAACGCCATGGGGATGACCTGGGGCCACTTCTTCGGCGTCGACTTTTCCGTTGAACCGACCGCAGGCAGCGGCTTGACGATGATGGCCGGGATTAAAACGCTCGATACCAGCATTATCGGCGCGATTGTTATTTCCGGGCTGGTGACCGCCCTGCATAACCGCTATTTCGATAAACCGCTGCCGGTTTTCCTCGGCATCTTTCAGGGCTCCTCGTTTGTGGTGATTGTCGCTTTCCTGGCGATGATCCCCTGCGCCTGGCTCACCCTGCTCGGCTGGCCAAAAGTGCAGATGGGCATTGAGTCGCTACAGGCCTTTTTACGCTCCGCCGGGGCGCTGGGCGTCTGGGTATACATCTTCCTCGAACGCATCCTGATCCCGACCGGTCTGCACCACTTCGTCTACGGCCCATTTATCTTCGGTCCTGCGGTGGTAGAAGGCGGTATTCAGGTCTACTGGGCACAGCATTTACAGGAGTTCAGCCAAAGCACCGAAGCGCTGAAAACCCTGTTCCCGGAAGGCGGATTTGCGCTGCACGGTAACTCGAAGGTCTTTGGTTCGGTAGGCATTGCGCTGGCGCTTTACTTCACCGCCGCGCCGGAAAACCGCGTCAAAGTCGCCGGGTTGCTGATTCCTGCCACTTTGACCGCCATGCTGGTGGGGATAACCGAACCCCTGGAATTCACCTTTCTGTTCATCTCGCCGCTGCTGTTTGCCGTCCACGCTGTACTGGCGGCGACCATGGCGACGGTGATGTATATCTGCGGCGTGGTGGGTAACTTTGGCGGCGGCCTGCTTGACCAGTTCCTGCCGCAAAACTGGATCCCCATGTTCCACAACCACGCGTCGATGATGTTTATCCAGATAGGCGTTGGCGCGTGCTTCACCGCCCTCTACTTCGTCACCTTCCGTGCGCTGATTCTGCGCCTGAACCTGAAAACGCCGGGCCGTGAAGAGAGCGAAATCAAGCTCTACAGCAAAGCCGATTACCAGGCCGCTCGCGGCAAAACCAGCGCCGCAGGGGCGACGGATACCAAACTGGGCCAGGCCGCAGGCTTCCTGCAGGCGCTGGGCGGGGCGGGCAATATCGAGAGTATTAATAACTGCGCCACCCGGCTGCGTATTGCGCTGGTCGACATGGCGAAAACGCAAAGTGATGACGTGTTTAAAGCGCTGGGCGCCCACGGCGTTGTGCGCCGCGGTAATGGGATTCAGGTCATCGTCGGCCTGCATGTTCCCCAGGTCCGCGACCAGCTTGAAACCCTAATGAAAGATTCTCTACAGACCGAACAAACCACCATGACGGAGGCAGTATCATGA
- a CDS encoding 6-phospho-alpha-glucosidase, giving the protein MKKFSVVIAGGGSTFTPGIVLMLLANQDRFPLRALKFYDNDGARQETIAEACKVILKEQAPEIEFSYTTDPQAAFTDVDFVMAHIRVGKYPMREKDEKIPLRHGVLGQETCGPGGIAYGMRSIGGVLELVDYMEKYSPNAWMLNYSNPAAIVAEATRRLRPNAKILNICDMPIGIEGRMAQIVGLKDRKQMRVRYYGLNHFGWWTSIEDLQGNDLMPKLREHVAKYGYVPPSNDPHTEASWNDTFAKAKDVQALDPDTMPNTYLKYYLFPDYVVAHSNPERTRANEVMDHREKNVFSACRAIIEAGNSSAGDLEIDEHASYIVDLAAAIAFNTQERMLLIVPNNGAIHNFDADAMVEIPCLVGHNGPESLTVGDIPHFQKGMMSQQVAVEKLVVDAWEHRSYHKLWQAIALSKTVPSASVAKAILDDLIAANKEYWPELH; this is encoded by the coding sequence ATGAAAAAATTCTCAGTTGTTATCGCAGGCGGCGGCAGTACCTTTACCCCGGGCATCGTACTGATGCTGTTAGCAAACCAGGATCGCTTCCCGCTGCGGGCGCTGAAATTTTACGACAACGACGGCGCGCGTCAGGAGACCATCGCCGAGGCGTGCAAAGTGATCCTCAAAGAGCAGGCACCGGAGATTGAATTTAGCTACACCACCGATCCACAGGCGGCCTTTACCGACGTTGATTTCGTGATGGCGCACATCCGCGTGGGCAAATATCCGATGCGTGAAAAAGACGAAAAAATCCCGTTGCGCCACGGCGTATTGGGCCAGGAAACCTGCGGCCCTGGCGGTATTGCCTACGGCATGCGTTCTATCGGCGGCGTACTCGAGCTGGTGGATTATATGGAAAAATATTCACCGAATGCCTGGATGCTCAACTACTCCAACCCGGCGGCAATTGTGGCGGAAGCAACCCGTCGCCTGCGTCCGAATGCTAAAATTCTCAACATTTGCGATATGCCGATCGGCATTGAAGGGCGGATGGCGCAAATCGTCGGTCTCAAGGATCGCAAGCAGATGCGCGTGCGCTACTATGGCCTTAACCACTTTGGCTGGTGGACCTCGATTGAAGATCTGCAAGGTAACGATTTGATGCCGAAACTGCGCGAACATGTGGCGAAATATGGCTATGTTCCGCCATCGAACGACCCGCACACCGAAGCGAGCTGGAACGATACCTTCGCCAAAGCGAAAGACGTGCAGGCGCTGGATCCGGATACGATGCCGAATACTTATCTCAAGTATTACCTGTTCCCGGACTACGTGGTGGCGCACTCCAATCCGGAACGTACCCGCGCGAACGAAGTGATGGATCACCGTGAGAAAAACGTCTTCAGCGCCTGTCGGGCGATTATTGAAGCGGGTAACTCTTCGGCAGGCGATCTGGAAATCGACGAACATGCTTCCTATATCGTCGATCTGGCGGCGGCTATTGCCTTTAATACCCAGGAACGCATGCTGCTGATTGTGCCGAACAACGGCGCGATTCATAACTTTGATGCCGATGCGATGGTGGAAATTCCATGCCTGGTCGGCCACAACGGACCGGAGTCGCTAACGGTTGGCGATATTCCTCACTTCCAGAAAGGGATGATGAGCCAGCAGGTGGCGGTAGAAAAACTGGTGGTGGACGCCTGGGAACACCGCTCTTACCACAAGCTGTGGCAGGCCATTGCGCTGTCAAAAACCGTACCGAGCGCCTCCGTTGCTAAAGCGATTCTCGACGACCTGATTGCGGCCAACAAAGAGTACTGGCCGGAACTGCATTAA